From one Candidatus Methanoplasma termitum genomic stretch:
- a CDS encoding L-threonylcarbamoyladenylate synthase — translation MKCDCANAIDQKSESVIKEAAEEIAAGNLIVYPTETVYGIGADIFNEVAVKNVFLAKNRPFDMALSVAVSDKRMMEKIAVVDDKAEKLIKAFLPGPLTIIIEKKKEVPNLVTSMSKKVGIRIPDHVGALELIKKTGPIVATSANVHSHPDATDINSAVKDLGSSISMYIDDGPSRLKKPSTIVWIMNKEVEIVRQGAITIKQIEDVLNA, via the coding sequence GTGAAATGTGATTGTGCCAATGCGATCGATCAAAAAAGCGAGAGCGTTATAAAAGAGGCCGCCGAGGAGATCGCCGCAGGTAATCTCATTGTCTATCCGACAGAGACCGTTTATGGTATCGGTGCGGACATATTCAACGAAGTTGCGGTGAAGAATGTCTTCCTTGCGAAGAACAGGCCGTTCGATATGGCTTTGTCAGTTGCGGTCAGCGACAAAAGAATGATGGAGAAGATAGCAGTCGTTGATGATAAAGCGGAAAAACTGATCAAAGCATTCCTTCCCGGACCGTTGACCATAATAATCGAGAAGAAAAAAGAGGTACCGAACCTTGTAACATCCATGTCAAAAAAGGTCGGGATCAGGATACCGGACCATGTCGGTGCATTAGAATTAATAAAAAAGACAGGGCCTATCGTGGCAACCTCAGCAAATGTACATTCGCATCCGGATGCGACCGACATCAATTCAGCCGTAAAGGATCTGGGCTCTTCGATCAGTATGTACATAGATGACGGACCTAGCAGGTTAAAGAAACCGTCTACTATAGTCTGGATAATGAACAAAGAAGTGGAAATAGTTAGGCAGGGAGCGATAACGATCAAACAGATAGAGGATGTTCTCAATGCTTAA
- the map gene encoding type II methionyl aminopeptidase → MLNAEELSKLRKAGEVAAAARSLGMDMVKEGVKLYDVAQEVEGYIRSKGCGLAFPCNISINEIAAHYTPCVDDKKVFALGDVVKVDCGAELDGFVGDTAGTVEVGTKKYRSLVEASKIARDTVAEFVGVGTPINEIGRVVEMSMKQNGVKPITNLCGHQIKQYNLHAGVSIPNYNDGNTDRLKPGMIVAIEPFATNGGGTVTNGPPGNIVRILRERKLSDPKSQEFFEYARGEFKSFPFCARSCDFPDAEKHVKDLIRHGVLMSYGQMIEARKGIVSQHEHTFYIAGERAEITTLP, encoded by the coding sequence ATGCTTAATGCGGAAGAACTGTCGAAGCTCAGGAAGGCCGGCGAGGTCGCGGCAGCGGCAAGGAGCCTCGGAATGGATATGGTCAAAGAGGGCGTGAAGCTTTATGATGTCGCACAGGAAGTCGAAGGGTACATCCGTTCAAAAGGATGCGGTCTTGCTTTTCCATGCAACATCAGCATTAATGAGATCGCCGCACACTATACACCCTGCGTCGATGACAAAAAGGTGTTCGCTTTAGGCGACGTAGTAAAGGTCGATTGCGGGGCAGAGTTGGATGGGTTTGTCGGTGACACCGCCGGGACTGTGGAGGTCGGGACCAAGAAGTACCGCAGTTTGGTGGAAGCGTCAAAGATCGCAAGAGACACTGTGGCTGAATTTGTCGGCGTCGGCACCCCGATCAATGAGATAGGAAGAGTGGTGGAGATGAGCATGAAGCAGAATGGGGTCAAGCCCATCACTAACCTGTGCGGCCACCAGATAAAGCAATACAACCTACATGCGGGAGTATCGATACCGAACTACAATGACGGCAACACAGACAGGCTCAAGCCGGGAATGATCGTTGCTATAGAGCCATTCGCAACCAACGGAGGAGGAACGGTCACAAACGGACCCCCCGGAAACATCGTAAGGATACTGAGGGAAAGGAAGCTCAGTGATCCTAAGTCCCAGGAATTCTTCGAGTATGCAAGAGGGGAGTTCAAATCATTCCCATTCTGTGCCAGGAGCTGCGATTTCCCAGACGCGGAGAAGCATGTTAAAGATCTTATCAGACATGGAGTGCTTATGAGCTACGGTCAAATGATCGAGGCAAGGAAAGGTATTGTCTCTCAGCATGAGCATACTTTTTACATAGCCGGCGAAAGGGCGGAAATAACGACCCTTCCGTAA
- a CDS encoding fluoride efflux transporter FluC: MKGDSIAVQFAMVALGGAVGAVARYILTIIVPSDEPLSWGVFAANFIGCFLICFISFAFFDMTQIKRLFLFIGFFGAFTTMSSVSLEMVQYSTEVFPVGAFLFFVLSAAICLAAGFMGRWLASTLQFPNIRTISR; the protein is encoded by the coding sequence GTGAAAGGCGACAGTATTGCCGTACAATTCGCAATGGTGGCTCTCGGAGGGGCTGTAGGTGCGGTTGCAAGATACATTCTCACAATCATAGTGCCGTCAGATGAACCATTATCATGGGGGGTGTTCGCTGCGAACTTTATCGGATGCTTCCTTATATGCTTCATCTCTTTTGCGTTCTTTGATATGACCCAGATAAAAAGATTATTCTTATTTATCGGGTTCTTCGGCGCATTCACAACAATGTCCTCCGTGTCGCTGGAAATGGTCCAATACTCCACAGAAGTGTTCCCGGTCGGTGCATTCTTATTCTTTGTGTTGAGTGCGGCGATTTGTCTCGCAGCAGGATTCATGGGAAGATGGTTAGCCTCGACTCTGCAGTTTCCGAACATACGCACCATTTCAAGATAA